One part of the Mytilus trossulus isolate FHL-02 chromosome 11, PNRI_Mtr1.1.1.hap1, whole genome shotgun sequence genome encodes these proteins:
- the LOC134689713 gene encoding FMRFamide receptor-like, producing FDLKYKEFYETSQFITGLILYPTICIPGILANMITLIVLSKKNMLTSTNAFLSALAVSDSVKLLNDIIYFSVTLLSKSHKAEANKAFGYIYPYAHFIFNMSACISSWLTVAVAAERYIMVCHPVRARLICSRSRAITTSALIYFVMTCVAIPSAMRYKTILVVDQDTNTTQYFVEITALWQNETFASAYNWVQNFLRCNIPLLILITLNTCIINSIRKSRANKRNSARHRVTIMMVVVMVTFILCITPDAIMTTFFGYGYHEEEDFLVKGIREYSDTLLALNAAVNFIIYCLFSRTFVKNFEALFCAHLKRKKTELEEETYRRLSESQAMHKSKRGSAV from the coding sequence tttgatttgAAATACAAAGAATTTTACGAAACATCGCAGTTTATTACAGGACTTATATTATACCCGACAATATGTATACCGGGAATATTAGCCAACATGATCACTTTAATAGTActatcaaagaaaaacatgttGACATCTACCAATGCCTTTCTAAGTGCACTGGCTGTTTCAGACAGCGTGAAATTACTTAATGACATTATTTACTTCTCCGTGACTCTTCTGTCTAAAAGTCACAAAGCGGAAGCAAACAAAGCCTTTGGTTATATATATCCGTATGcacatttcattttcaacatgtCGGCATGTATTTCCTCCTGGTTAACAGTGGCAGTTGCTGCCGAGCGATATATAATGGTCTGTCATCCCGTAAGAGCCAGATTAATCTGTAGTAGATCTAGGGCTATTACGACCAGtgcattgatttattttgtaatgaCTTGTGTCGCTATTCCTTCTGCTATGAGATATAAAACTATATTAGTAGTCGATCAGGATACTAATACAACTCAATACTTTGTTGAAATAACAGCATTATGGCAAAATGAAACATTTGCTTCGGCGTATAATTGGGTTCAGAATTTCTTACGATGtaatattcctttattaatcctAATAACACTGAATACgtgtataataaattcaatcCGAAAATCTAGAGCGAATAAGCGGAACAGTGCACGTCACCGAGTTACAATTATGATGGTTGTCGTCATGGTAACGTTCATTCTCTGTATCACACCGGATGCCATTATGACGACATTTTTTGGATATGGCTACCACGAGGAAGAGGATTTTCTAGTTAAGGGAATAAGGGAATATTCCGATACACTTTTAGCACTGAATGCAGCTGTGaactttattatttattgtttatttagcagaacatttgtcaaaaatttCGAGGCCTTATTCTGTGCTCAtttgaaaaggaaaaagacTGAACTCGAAGAAGAAACTTACAGACGCCTTTCGGAGTCTCAGGCAATGCATAAATCAAAAAGAGGCAGTGCggtttga